The Ignavibacteria bacterium genome contains the following window.
TCTCGAAATAAAGGTTTCGGGTTCTTTTGATTGGGGATTATAAAATTGACTTGAATAAGCAAGTACCGCTTCCATCTTTAAATCAAAATAGGGAGAAATATCATAAATAAATGTTGGTTCAAAAGGATAAGTTTGCATAAAATAAAATATTTTATTTGGTCGAAATGGTTGGAAAGAATTTTTTGTTTGATATTTCTTTAATCCAGCAAAGAAACAAGCTTCTTTAATTAATTGAGCTGAATTTTCATGATCTGGATGACGATCAATAAAATGTGGAGCAAAAACTATTTTGGGTCTGAATTTTCTGATTACATCAACAACTTTTGAAATTGAATTTTTATCGAGTTGAATTTCACCATCTTTTAATTTCAAATTTTCACGATAATGAATTCCTAAAATTTTGCTGGCTTTTTCTGTTTCTTTTTTTCTTATTTCGAGTGTTCCTCTTGAACTTAATTCACCTTGACTCAAATCAATTATCCCAACCTTAAAACCTTTTTCAACTAATGAAATGATTGTTCCGCCCATTGAAAGTTCAACATCATCTGGATGAGCGCCGAAAGCAAGAATGTCAAGTCTGATTTGTTTCATTTTGTTTCCCATTTTTATTGCAAGTTAAAAAATCCATTAAAATGTTAATTGCTTCGAGCATTTTGGATTTAGTTTCAGGATGGAGTTCTGTGCCAAATTTGAAATCAATGACCGGGATTTTAAGAAGATAAGCGTCTTGCTTTTTATTAAATAATTTTTCGGCAAAACCTAAAATTACTTCTGGTGATAAAAAATGAAATGTGCTTAAATCGGTATAGTCATTTTTATTTTCAATCTTTATTAACTCAACTTTATTTTTTTCATCTATTGATGCATCAATAAATATCACCTGATCATAGTTCGAAATTTTCTCGCTTAATTCCGGAAGTAATTGATGAGAGGTGTAAATTTCAGTTTCCTGTAATTCATACTTTCCTAATTCTTTAGCAAGATGAATGGCAACTCCATCATCTGAACGAATTTCATTCCCAATACAGATTAATAATGTCTTTTTCTTCATCTTAGAATGACTAATAATTCCTGTTCAAAATATAAATAAAGTTAATTATAAATAATCCAGGTTCTAATAATGACTGAATGATTTTTAAAAGATTTCAAATTGAAGTAAAGAGCAAAGTGAATATTTAAAAAAACAAGTCAGCCCTTGAAGGCTGACTAAAGATTTTCATAAAAAATTGATGAGGATTTAATTTCTAACTTTTTCAGATATCACATTACCATTTTTGTCAATTAATTGAATTTTAATCGGCATTGAACCAAATGCATGAGTAGAGCAACTCAAGCAAGGATCGTATGCGCGAATTCCAGCTTCTATTTTATTAAGTAATGGTTCAGGAATATCAAAACCATGAATAAAATTTCTTGCTATTTGCAAGATGGTTCTATTCATAGCCAGGTTATTCTGACCAGTAGCAATGATTAAATTGACAAATGTAATCAAACCATCATCATCAACTTTATAATGATGGAATAAAATCCCACGAGGAGCTTCACTGCAACCAACCGCTTCTGATCTATTCACACCAGCACGAGCTTTTAATTTGCTTGATTTTAAATCAGGATCGTCTATCATCATAAAAATTTTTTCGATACTTGCAATAATTTCAATCAATCTTGCATAATGATAAAAGAATGCAGAATTAACCGAACCAGAACCAAATTTCCTAAATGCAATTAATTCTTTATCTGCGATTTCAGTGCCAATTTCTTTGCAAATATTTAAGCGAGCCAGTGGACCAACTCTATAAATGCCCGCTGGATAACCGAGAGGTTTATAATATGGGAACTTTAGATAAGACCATTCTTCCACAGCCTCGCCGATAAAATCTTGATAATTATTTGGGTCTAAATTGTCTGCTATTATATTACCCATACTATCAACAATTCTTATCAAGCCATCGTAATGTTCCCAATTTCCTTCTTTATCAACCAAACCCATATAATATGTTAAGAAGTTACCAAACGTGTAAAATTCACTTTCGAAACTTTTAATTTTCGATTTGAAAAGCTTTAAAGCACTTTTAGCAATTTCAAGCGCTTCAGGTAATCGTGATTTGATGTAATTAATTGAATCTTGTGTAAGGCTGCTTCTTACGCCACCAGCAATTGACCAGGAAGGATGAATCTTTTTTCCACCTAAGATTTCGATAATTTCCTGACCGAATTGTCTTAATCGAATTCCATTCCTTGCCAATTCAGGATTTTCTTTAATTAAGCCAAAAATATTTCTTTTTTCTTTTGGTGTATCCCATCCAAGAATTAGATCAGGTGAACTCAAGTGGAAAAAGCTTAATGCGTGTGATTGTATAATTTGTGCAAGATTCATTAGTCTTCGTAATTTTTCTGCTGGTGCAGGAATATCAACAGAAAGAATGTTATCGCAAGCTTTTGATGAAGCCAAAATATGACTGACAGGACATATACCACATATTCTTGCTGTTAAACTGGGCATTTCTCTAAATGGTCTACCAATGCAAAATTGTTCGAAACCTCTAAACTCATTCACATGAAATCTTGCATCTACCACTTCACCTAAATCATCAAGATAAAGTGAAATTTTTGCGTGACCTTCAACTCTTGTAACAGGTTCAATGATAATTTGCTTTTTCATAAAACATTTACCACTAGTTTATTCCTCGAAATATTTTTATCCATTCTTTAAAAATTGACCTTGAAGCTCGGGAACTTCGTTATTAATTAATTTTTCAAGAAGAAATTTAATTCTTGCTGCATCAGGTGGACAACCAGGTAAGAAGTAGTCAATTTTTACTATCTCATGCAAAGGTCTTACTCTGTCGAGTAATTTTGAGATTGAGTTGTAATCAAATTCAGAGATGTTGTTAAGGTTTACCAACTTTTTGTAGCTAAGTTCTAAAGATTTATCTGCCTTTCCATGTAAATTTCTTAAAGCAGTAACATTACCATTCAAAGCGCAATCACCAAAAGATACAAGCGTTTTAGTTTTTTTTCTTATTTCTTTTAAGAAATGATAATTTTCTTCATTTGCAACTGCTCCTTCAATCAAACATAGATCAACACCATCTGGATAATCTTTATTATCCATAAAGGGACTAAAAACCAATTCAACTTTTTCAGACAAGTCGATTAACCATTCATCTAAGTCTAAAAAAGACATATGGCAACCGGAGCAACCTGCAAGCCAGACTGTAGCGAATTTTATCTTATCCATTGTTTCTTTACCCTCGCCTGAATTATAAATTCGAGATGACTTTTATCTTTCTGAAGCTCGGCTACTGAGACACCTCGCTTAAACAACGCACCAGTTGGACAAACAAGCACGCATTTACCACAAGATGTACAACTTTCCGATTCACCCCAGGGCTGGTTCATATCTGTTATTACTATTGCATTTGCGCCTCTGTTTGCAACATCCCAGGTATGAGCTCCTTCTATTTCGTCACAGACTCTAACACATCTTGTACAGAGAATACATCGATTATGATCTATTCCGAATAACTCATGAGAGATATCAACAGGTAAATTGGGAAATCTAAAATCGAATCTTACATGGTCAACACCTAAAGTCATAGCTAAATTTTGAAGCTCGCAATTCCCATTTGCAACACAAACTGAACATTGATGATTTCTTTCTGATAACAACAGCTCAATAATGAGCTTACGATACTCTTTTAATTTTTCACTATTGGACCTTACTTCCATACCTTCAGATACTTTTGTGGTGCAAGCAGGTTGAAGTTTTGATGAATTAGAAACTTCAACAAGACATAAACGACATGCACCTACGTTGGTTAGACCCGGGAAATGGCAAAGTGTTGGGATAAAAATTCCGGCATCTCTAGCTGCTTCAAGAATAGTTTGGCCTTCTTTAGCGCTTATGACTTTTCCGTCAATAGAAAAAGTTTTTACAGACATTTTTTACCTCTAAATATCTTCTTTTAAGAGACTTAAATATTCGTCTTCGAAATTCATAATTGTACTTAAAACAGGATTTGGTGCTGATTGACCTAATCCACATAGACTGGTTTCTTTTACCATTTTGCAAAGTAATTTCAATTTTTCGAAATCGTATTGAGTAGCTTCACCATTTAATATCTTGGATAAAATATTATGGATTTCATACGTTCCGGCTCTGCAAGGAATACATTTACCACACGACTCATCTTTACTGAACTCCATAAAGAACTTAGCAACTTCGACCATGTTTGTATTTTCATCCATTACAATCATTCCACCAGAGCCCATCATTGAACCAAGTTCTATTAATGATTCGTAATCAACTGGTGTATCAAGTTTACTTGCTGGAATGCATCCGCCTGAAGGACCACCAGTTTGGATAGCTTTTATCTTGCCTTTGTTTGGTACACCTCCACCGATTTCTTCAACAATTTCTCTTAAAGTCGTTCCCATTGGTACTTCAATCAAACCTGTCCTTGCAATTTTACCAGCTAAAGCAAAAACTTTGGTTCCCTTTGAATTTTCAGTTCCAATTTTTGAAAACCATTCACTTCCATTTCTGATAATTGGAACAACATTAGCAAAAGTTTCGACATTATTAATTAAAGTTGGATATCCCCACAATCCATATTCAGCAGGGTAGGGTGGTCGTGGATAAGGAGTCCCTCTCTTACCTTCAATTGATTGCATTAAAGCTGTCTCTTCACCGCAAACAAAAGCACCGGCACCAATTCTTAAATCAATTTTGAAGTCAAAATTTGCTTCAAAAATCTGGCTACCGAGTAAGCCATATTTCTTTGCTTGACGAATTGCTGTTTGTAGTCTACTAATTGCAAGAGGATATTCTCCACGGATATAAATGTAACCCTGCTGAGCACCAACAGCATAAGCTGCAATAGTCATCCCTTCAATTATTTTGTGTGGATCGCTTTCAAGAACACTTCTATCCATAAATGCACCCGGATCTCCTTCATCAGCGTTACAAACAACAAATTTTTTTTCTGCTACCGATTTTGCAACTAATGACCATTTTAGTCCAGTTGGATAACCAGCACCTCCGCGTCCTCTTAAACCACTTTTGGTAATTTCCTCGATTACTTCTTGAGGTGTCATCTCATGAAGAACTTGATAAAGAGTAATATATCCGCCGTTGGCTATATAAGATTCGATACTTTCAGGATCGATTTTACCAGAATTTTCTAAAACTATGTGCATCTGTTTTTTGTAAAATGGATCATCTGGTGAAATCTTTTCAATTCTGCATTTTTCGCCTTTTAAATCTTTGAGGATTTCTTCAACATTATCTAAGGAAACATTACAATAAAATTCACCGCTTTGAGAATTTCTAAGTAAAGGACCTTTGCTGCATAATCCTAAACACCCAACGCCTATAACATCAACCTTATCGGCTAAATTTTGATTTCTTAAAATTTCAGTTAGCTTATCTTTAATTGATTGAGAATTAGAAGAAACACAGCTTGCAGCAACACAGCAGTGTATTTCCAGTGGCTTCTTTTTTCTTCTCTCTTTTTCAGAGATTTCTAATAATTCTGCAAGATCCATATTATAACCATTCCTTTAATTTTTTTATGACAGTTTCTTTTGTTTGATAGGCAGCAACTTGATTATCATAGATTATGGCTGGTGCACTGCCACAGGTTCCAATACATCTTGCAGTTGCAATTGAAACCTTGCCGTCTGGAGTAGTTTCACCAGCCTTTATGTTCAGGAATTTTTCCATTTCAGAAAGAAGTTCAGCTGCACCTTTCACATAACAAGCAGTCCCCATACAAACTATGCAGGTATGTTCTCCTTTAGGCTTTAGAGAAAAGAAATTATAAAATGTTGCAACACCATAAACTTTACTCGGGGGAAGTTTAAGTTCTCTTGTTATATATTCAAGTGTTTCTCTGCTTAAGTATCCAAATAGCTCTTGAGCTGTATGAAGAATTTCAATCAAAGCATCGGGTTGGTAAAGATTTTTCTTTAATGCGGCGTTTAAAAATTTTAATCGATTGTCAGTTTGTTCGGTAGATTTTGTTTTGTTTTTAACTGCAGGTTCCATATGAATTCCAGATTTGTCAGAGATTTGAGGTTAATATATTAAAAGTGTTTTTTAATAATAATATCCAAAATTTTCTCTGAAGCTTCTTTAACCTTTTGAGAAATTTCTTGACCAAAAGAAAAATTACTTGAAAAAATTAAGTAAAGATATAATTCCTTTGGTAGAATATTTAATTGTTTAGCTAATCTTAATGCACTTAATAAACTAAAAGCATGAGATGAAAATAGGTTTATCTCGGAGAAATCTAAATCATCTGTAACTTTTATCTCTTTTATTCGCCCAATATCTTCAGGATTTTCTGAAATGGCAGCGTCAATAATGATGAGTTTATCGTAATTCTGAAAGTAGTTTAATAAATCAGTACCATTTCCATCACTTTCAATTATATCAAAATCCGGATAGAGTTCTTTTAATTTGCGGGCTACGATAAGACCCACTGCATCATCAGATCTGAATTCATTACCAATCCCTATAATTTTTTGCCGCATAAAACAATTTTATTTCATTCTTGAATAAATTCGATTTTCAAAAAGTGAGTTGCACAGGAAATGCAGGGGTCGTAATTACGAATTGCCTGTTCTAATTTCCATTGTAATTCATTTTTGGGGAGATTGATGTATTTATTTACAAATTCGTAAAGATCGCGTTCAATTTGTTTTTGATTTTGAGATGTTGGAGGAACAATTTTAGCGGATTGTATCAAACCATCTGGACCAACTTTATATCTATGATACAAAATTCCTCTCGGCGCTTCCGTGCAGCCGTAGCCAATACCTCCAGGCATTTCAAAGTCAATATAGGGTTTTGTATTCCAATCCATATTATCAATAATTCTGATTGCTTCATCGCAAGCGTAGACAGTTTCAACTGCCCTTGCAATTATGCTCTTAAATGGATTTGTAACCGGCGGAAGGAAGCCAACTTCTTTTGAAATTTCCTGAGCAAGCGGAGAGAGTTTATCAAAGTTTAAATTAAATCTTGCAAGAGGTCCTACAAAGTATGGTTCACCTTTTTTATTAACCGAATGCAATGCATTTGAATGAGCAATGTGTTCTTCGAAGAAATTGTTTTCATATTCTGAAATATCAATATCAAGTCCTTTGTTTGAAACAAGTCTTCCTTCATTAAATGGATATTCATCAGGATGTCGAAGAGCGACAAACTCGTAATCAAAATCAAAATCTGGGAAAGGAAGAGAAGCAGCCCACCGCACTGTTTCTAAAGCAGCATCTCGTGCCCACTTCAGTCGTTCCAGTAAGAGGAGGAATTCATTTTTTGACGGGATGCTGTAGAAACCACCTACCCGCACATTTATTGGATGAATTTCTCTTCCTCCCAGAAGATTTACAATATCATTTCCAATTTTCTTAAGTTCAAGAGCTTTCTTAACTACATCGGGATGATCTTTAGCAATTTGTAGTGCATCTTCATAACCGAGAAAGTCTGGAGCGTGAAGCAAATAAATATGAAGTACATGACTTTCTATCCACTCACCACAATAGATTAATCTTCTTAAATCTCGAATAGGTCCTTCTATCTTAACTCCTGCGATTCTTTCCATTGCATGAACTGAACTCATTTGATATGCAATTGGGCAGATTCCACAAATTCTTGCAGTAATGTCAGGAGCTTCGGTGTAATGCCTTCCAATTAGAAATGCTTCGAAAAATCTTGGCGGTTCAAAAATTTTAAATTTTAAATCTTTTATCTTATTGCCTTTTATGTTTACAACTAGTGAACCTTCGCCTTCAACACGGGCAAGGTAATCAACTTTAATTGTTTTACTTTTCATATGCTTCACTCTCCTTGCGGAATGCATCTGAGTATGCGTTAAAACCTCTAAAGGTTCTTACAATATCGTAATTTGATAACCCCATTTCTTCAAATTGATTAGAAAGAGAAGAGGTATTTGATCCTTCTTTTGGTCCATAACATCCAAAACATCCACGATTATATGTTGGGCATAAAGCATTGCAGCCAGCATGAGTGACAGGGCCCAAGCAAACTTTACCTTCGGCTACCATTACACAGGTTATTCCTTTTCGTTTGCATTCAATACAAACACTTGTGTTTGGAATATTTGGCTTTCGATTATTAATAAATGCATTTAAGACTTCAAGTAATTGATATTTGTTTATTGGACATCCACGCAATTCATAATCAACATAGACATGGTAAGAAATGGGAGTAGAATTTTGAAGTGTTGAGATAAATTTTGGATTTGCGTAAACAATATTTATAAATTCTCGAACATCCTTAAAATTTCTAAGTGCCTGAATTCCTCCGGCAGTTGCACAGGCTCCAATTGTTATTAATACTTTTGATTGCCTTCTTATTTTGTGAATTCTTTCAGCATCATGTGGAGTTGTTATTGACCCTTCGACAAGTGAAATATCATATGGACCTGATTGTATTGCTCTTGATGCTTCGGGGAAATTTGCAATTTCCACAATCTCGGCTACTTGAAGTAATTCATCTTCGCAATCGAGAAGGCTTAGTTGACACCCATCACAAGATGCAAATTTCCATACTGCTAATTTGGGTTTTTTGTTTTTTGTTGCTGCCATAATTATATCTCTCTTTTTCCAAAAAGATGTTCGATTTCTTTGTAATTAAAAACGGGACCATCTTTGCAAACGAATTCTGTACCATATTGGCAATGGCCGCAGAAACCAACACCGCATTTCATATTTCTTTCCATCGAAACATAAATATTTTCTTTTGAGAGTCCTCTTTTAATGAGCTCAACTATTGTGTATCTCATCATAATTTCAGGACCACAAATCATTGCAATTGTATTTAATGGATCAAATGGAGCTCGGGGGATTAAAGTCGTTACAACTCCCACATTTCCTGTCCAATTTTTTACTGCACGATCGACGGTTACAATTATATCAATATCCAGTCGTGATCTTAATTTTTCTAATTCTTTTCGATAAAGTATATCCTGTGGAGTTCTTGCGCCGTAGAGTAGAATTATTCTTCCATAATATTCACGATTTGAAAGAAGGTGATAGATCACTGGTCTTAATGGAGCCAATCCAATACCACCAGCGACTAAAAGAACATCATTACCAATTGCTTCTTTGACAGGCCAGGGCTTACCAAATGGACCTCGAATACCAACAATATCATCTTTTTTTAACTTAGCCATTTGCTTGGTAACTGTTCCAACTGCTCTGGTTGTGTGAACAAGAATTCCACTCTTATTTGGATCGCCGCTTATTGAAATTGGAATTTCACCAACTCCAAAAATGTAAATCATATTAAATTGACCAGGCTCAAAACTAAATCCATTTCGGCTCTCAAGAGATTTTAATTCAATCGTAAATGTATAGTGCGTTTCTTTTATAAATCTCTGAACTTTATAAGTTGATGGAAACATTACCTGCATAGCTTTTCCTTTCCCAGAACATTTTTACAAATTATTTTCTACCATAGAGATCGAGTAACTGTAGTCTCATTGCATTGATTCGTTGTTCAAAAACATTGGCAACACGTTTCATAAGTTCATAACCTAGTCTAGGATCACTTTCACATTTGTTTCTGAGGCAGGTAGCATCTAATTCAATCACCCTTGTAAGTTCTACTGCTCTTGCATCAAATCTCCACTGGTAAGGAGGAACCATCCAGGACCATCCGATTATATCACCTTCACCAAGGGTTTGAATTATTATTGAACCGACCTCTGGTGAATAAATTTCAATTGCAACTTTGCCTGAACGAATTATATAAAAATTGTTTGCTTCATCATTTTCTTTAAAGAGATATTTACCTGGCTCGAACACAGCATTTTTTGCACAGCCAACTATTAAACTGATGTGTTCGGATGGTAATCCTTCTACAAAAGGATGTTGAACAAGAATTTTTTCAAGTGATTCCATTTAGATTTCCTCCCTTGAAGTAGTTTGATATTGTGAGCTTTTAATAAATTTTGTTGCTTCTTCTGTTATGTCAATTCCTACTGGACACCAGGTAATGCATCTTCCGCAACCAACGCATCCAGAGGTGCCAAATTGTTCGTGCCAGGATGCAAGTTTATGAGTTAACCATTGTCTGTATCGACTTCCAATTGAAACTCGAACACTTCCCCCGTGAATGTAAGAATATTCTAACGTGAAACAGGAATCCCACTTCTGTATTCTTTCGGCCTTTGTTTTTTGGAGATCTGTGTAGTCTTCAACAGTCATGCAGAAACAGGTTGGACAAACCATTGTGCAATTTCCACAAGCCAGACATCTTTTAGCAATTTCATCCCAGATAGGATTTTCAAGATTTTTTAATAAAGTTTCCTTTAAATTATATGTTTCGAGATGTTTATTAATTTGAGAGATTGTTTTTTGAATGACTTGATTTTTCTTTTGTAAATCAGATTCAATTGCTTCTTTCGTGTTTAATTCATTAACGATTTCAGAACCTTTTTCACTATTTGTTTCAATTAAGAAGTAGTGCTCTTTATCGTTTATAATTTCTGTTAATAAAATATCATATCCAGATTTGACTTCCGGACCAGTTCCCATCGAAGTACAAAAACAATTGCCTTCTGCTTTAGAGCAATTAACTGCAACTATCAAAGAATTCTTTCTTAAATTTTTATATCTGTTATTTTGAAATTCACCCCCAAAGAAAACTCTATCCTGAATTTCAATTGAATTAATTTCACAGGACCTAACACCTATAAAGGCATATTTCGATTCATTTGTTTCAGCTTTTTCGATTTCGAGCTTATTGTTTTTATAATAAGCTGTAAAAATTTTTTGTACTGGAGGATATAGAAATTTTTTCCAGGATTGAGGTCCAACAACATAATTAAAGAATGCACCATTGTTTGATTTTTCCAGACGATAATAACCAGGCTTTTGTGTGTCGGTATAACCAATTGGTAATTCATTCGCTGAATTAATTTCAGAATAAATAATAGCCCCATTTTGAATGGTTGGACCTACGGTTGTATAACCTTTTTCTTTTAGTTTATTAAGAAGGTTATCAAATTCATAAATGTCAATTATTTTCATATCTAACCTTTATTAGGTTTTTTACTTATTGAGCAATGTATATGCCAGATATTAAACTATAAAATTTCGATTAAAATATAATTTGAGAAATTTTATTTCTCAAATTTGAAATTTTTTAACATTAAATTTTTTAGATATGAATTCTACTTGTTAATTATAAATATTAAAGAAAAATGTAATAAACAGAATTAAATTTTTTGGACTGATAAGCTCCTTCGGTAAAGTCCACAATAAAATATTAGATTGTTTAAAGCTTCTTCTAATTCATAACTTTAATCGCAAAAATTGAAAAACTTTTTTTGAAACTAACATTTAATATTTGCATCCAATTAATAAAAAAAGGATCAATATGTTTGAAATGGAAATTGTTTTTTCAGGTAACAAAAAAGTAGATGCAATTTTTAACGGGCAGGTGATTAGAACCGATCAACCTATTCAAGCTGGTGGAGATGGAACGGCTCCAGCCCCATTTGATTTATTTCTTGCCTCGATTGGAACCTGTGCTGGAATTTATGTTTTAGGATTTTGCCAGGCACGTGGTATACCGACAGATGGAATAAAACTCATTCAAAAAATGAATTATAATTTTCAAAAGAGACTTTTTGATAAAATTGAAGTTGAGATCAAGCTACCTCCCGATTTCCCCGAAAAATATAAAGCAGCTGTAATTAATGCTGCTGAAAATTGCGCTGTCAAGAAGCATCTTCTTAATCCACCAGAATTAATTGTCAAGGCAGTTTAAACCTTATCAGTTCTCTCCTATAGTTAAGTGGTTTGTAGATTTCTACAAGCCACTTCTTTTTTTTAATTTGTTTACAAAAAGGAATCTAAAATGACAATACTTATTAAGAACGGATTAATTATTTCTCCGCCTGATGAATTTATCGGTGATGTGTTTATTGAAAATGATAAAATTGCTTCAGTTGGTGAGCATATTTTCAAAACAGCTGATAGAGTAATTGATGCAAAAGGAAAATTTGTAATCCCCGGCGGAATTGATGTTCATACTCATCTTGATATGCCTTATGTTGATGATATTAAATCGAGAGATGATTTTTATACTGGTACGGTTGCCGCTGCATTTGGAGGAACTACAAGTATTATTGATTTTCCTACACAATCTAAGGGTGAAAAACTTAAAGATACATTCCAAAAATGGCAGGAAAAAGCTAAAGATAAAGCAGTTATTGATTATTCTTTTCATATGATAATAACTGATCTTTCAGTTCTTGATGATTCTGATTTTAAGTTTTTGGTAGAAAATGGGATCACGAGTATTAAAATTTTTACTGCTTATCCAGATAGATTAATGTTAGATGATGGAGAAATTTTTGAAATAATGAAAATTGCAAAGAAATATAATTTGCTTGTAATGGTCCATGCAGAAAATGGAATTATAATCGATAAACTGGTAGCATTTGCTCTTTCAATGGGTTATAAGTCTCCGAAGTATCATGCACTCTCAAGACCGCCAATCCTTGAAGCCGAGGCAATTAATAGAGTAATAACTTATGCGACTTTACTCGATATTCCAATTTACATTGTTCATGTTTCTTCATTCGAAGGAATGAAAGTAATAATGCAGGCAAGGGAAAGAAAAAGTGATGTGTTGGGTGAGACTTGTCCTCAATATCTTTACCTGAGTATTGATGATATATCGAAAGGAAATGATGATGATTATAAGTTTGTTTTTACTCCGCCAGTAAGGGAAAAATGGAATCAAGAATTATTATGGAATGGATTAAGTCAGAATGTACTGCAAATATTATCAACTGATCATTGCCCATTTAATTTATCGGACAGGATGATTGGTAAAGATGATTTTACAAAAATCCCAAATGGTGGAGCTGTAATTGAACATCGCCTGGAGTTATCTTTTAAAGGTGTTAAACAAAATAGAATTAATTTAAGAAGATGGGTAGAGATCAATTCCACAAATCCAGCAAAAATTTTTGGGATGTATCCGAATAAAGGAGCTATAAAAGTTGGAAGTGATGCAGATATAGTTATCTGGGATCCAGAATTTACAAAGACAATTTCTGTTTCAAATCATCATATGAATATTGATTATTCTATGTTTGAAGGTATTGAAGCTGCAGGAAAAGCAGAAATAGTGATTTCTAAAGG
Protein-coding sequences here:
- the hoxE gene encoding bidirectional hydrogenase complex protein HoxE gives rise to the protein MEPAVKNKTKSTEQTDNRLKFLNAALKKNLYQPDALIEILHTAQELFGYLSRETLEYITRELKLPPSKVYGVATFYNFFSLKPKGEHTCIVCMGTACYVKGAAELLSEMEKFLNIKAGETTPDGKVSIATARCIGTCGSAPAIIYDNQVAAYQTKETVIKKLKEWL
- a CDS encoding Ni/Fe hydrogenase subunit alpha, whose protein sequence is MKKQIIIEPVTRVEGHAKISLYLDDLGEVVDARFHVNEFRGFEQFCIGRPFREMPSLTARICGICPVSHILASSKACDNILSVDIPAPAEKLRRLMNLAQIIQSHALSFFHLSSPDLILGWDTPKEKRNIFGLIKENPELARNGIRLRQFGQEIIEILGGKKIHPSWSIAGGVRSSLTQDSINYIKSRLPEALEIAKSALKLFKSKIKSFESEFYTFGNFLTYYMGLVDKEGNWEHYDGLIRIVDSMGNIIADNLDPNNYQDFIGEAVEEWSYLKFPYYKPLGYPAGIYRVGPLARLNICKEIGTEIADKELIAFRKFGSGSVNSAFFYHYARLIEIIASIEKIFMMIDDPDLKSSKLKARAGVNRSEAVGCSEAPRGILFHHYKVDDDGLITFVNLIIATGQNNLAMNRTILQIARNFIHGFDIPEPLLNKIEAGIRAYDPCLSCSTHAFGSMPIKIQLIDKNGNVISEKVRN
- a CDS encoding oxidoreductase — encoded protein: MDKIKFATVWLAGCSGCHMSFLDLDEWLIDLSEKVELVFSPFMDNKDYPDGVDLCLIEGAVANEENYHFLKEIRKKTKTLVSFGDCALNGNVTALRNLHGKADKSLELSYKKLVNLNNISEFDYNSISKLLDRVRPLHEIVKIDYFLPGCPPDAARIKFLLEKLINNEVPELQGQFLKNG
- the bshB1 gene encoding bacillithiol biosynthesis deacetylase BshB1, with amino-acid sequence MRLDILAFGAHPDDVELSMGGTIISLVEKGFKVGIIDLSQGELSSRGTLEIRKKETEKASKILGIHYRENLKLKDGEIQLDKNSISKVVDVIRKFRPKIVFAPHFIDRHPDHENSAQLIKEACFFAGLKKYQTKNSFQPFRPNKIFYFMQTYPFEPTFIYDISPYFDLKMEAVLAYSSQFYNPQSKEPETFISRPEFLNYLKARAEFYGFQIGKQYGEPFYCEEKIEFDFSPYLK
- a CDS encoding hydrogenase maturation protease, which gives rise to MKKKTLLICIGNEIRSDDGVAIHLAKELGKYELQETEIYTSHQLLPELSEKISNYDQVIFIDASIDEKNKVELIKIENKNDYTDLSTFHFLSPEVILGFAEKLFNKKQDAYLLKIPVIDFKFGTELHPETKSKMLEAINILMDFLTCNKNGKQNETNQT
- the nuoF gene encoding NADH-quinone oxidoreductase subunit NuoF, encoding MDLAELLEISEKERRKKKPLEIHCCVAASCVSSNSQSIKDKLTEILRNQNLADKVDVIGVGCLGLCSKGPLLRNSQSGEFYCNVSLDNVEEILKDLKGEKCRIEKISPDDPFYKKQMHIVLENSGKIDPESIESYIANGGYITLYQVLHEMTPQEVIEEITKSGLRGRGGAGYPTGLKWSLVAKSVAEKKFVVCNADEGDPGAFMDRSVLESDPHKIIEGMTIAAYAVGAQQGYIYIRGEYPLAISRLQTAIRQAKKYGLLGSQIFEANFDFKIDLRIGAGAFVCGEETALMQSIEGKRGTPYPRPPYPAEYGLWGYPTLINNVETFANVVPIIRNGSEWFSKIGTENSKGTKVFALAGKIARTGLIEVPMGTTLREIVEEIGGGVPNKGKIKAIQTGGPSGGCIPASKLDTPVDYESLIELGSMMGSGGMIVMDENTNMVEVAKFFMEFSKDESCGKCIPCRAGTYEIHNILSKILNGEATQYDFEKLKLLCKMVKETSLCGLGQSAPNPVLSTIMNFEDEYLSLLKEDI
- the hoxU gene encoding bidirectional hydrogenase complex protein HoxU; amino-acid sequence: MSVKTFSIDGKVISAKEGQTILEAARDAGIFIPTLCHFPGLTNVGACRLCLVEVSNSSKLQPACTTKVSEGMEVRSNSEKLKEYRKLIIELLLSERNHQCSVCVANGNCELQNLAMTLGVDHVRFDFRFPNLPVDISHELFGIDHNRCILCTRCVRVCDEIEGAHTWDVANRGANAIVITDMNQPWGESESCTSCGKCVLVCPTGALFKRGVSVAELQKDKSHLEFIIQARVKKQWIR
- a CDS encoding hydrogenase maturation protease, whose product is MRQKIIGIGNEFRSDDAVGLIVARKLKELYPDFDIIESDGNGTDLLNYFQNYDKLIIIDAAISENPEDIGRIKEIKVTDDLDFSEINLFSSHAFSLLSALRLAKQLNILPKELYLYLIFSSNFSFGQEISQKVKEASEKILDIIIKKHF